A window of Cygnus atratus isolate AKBS03 ecotype Queensland, Australia chromosome 24, CAtr_DNAZoo_HiC_assembly, whole genome shotgun sequence contains these coding sequences:
- the TOMM6 gene encoding mitochondrial import receptor subunit TOM6 homolog → MAASGAVAAGGPAAPRQGLGGWLRGLLRFAADRNDFRRNLLLNVGLFAAGVWVARNLTDIDLMAPQPAA, encoded by the exons ATGGCGGCGAGCGGCgcggtggcggcgggcggcccggcGGCCCCCCGGCAGGGCCTGGGCGGGTggctgcgggggctgctgcGCTTCGCCGCCGACAGGAACGACTTCCGCAG GAACCTGCTGCTCAACGTGGGGCTGTTCGCCGCCGGCGTCTGGGTGGCCCGCAACCTGACGGACATCGACCTCATGGCCCCGCAGCCCGCGGCGTAG
- the PRICKLE4 gene encoding prickle-like protein 4 — protein sequence MSLPSPAWPQRDEPPPCGTATGLPPASSDSDSGCALEEYLEPPADPASPEVPVCFESRSPEPASPADRSRLRVKALLQQLPPQDCDERYCPGLAEEERKQLRAFSARRRREALGQGLACPVPGPCHGCPCKECGRRLNKGDPGISASRLGDQFWHPSCFSCHFCRQPLVDLIYFQQDGRIYCGRHHAELFRPRCASCDQLIFMEECIEAEGRRWHPEHFCCLECDAPLCGQRYVMRSGRPCCRGCFESLFAEPCQACGDPIGVDSEEATHQGLHWHARAPCFCCSLCRKPLRGQPLTARHGRLFCSESCSLGRDAASSASDSSDSAFVSAPSPDSTPVSRAGHAARTAMGSASAAGGCRQRVEGAELFLDQASLHPAFRSLDDHEAATERSRDAAHAGMQGPLGSPQPDTEGPKGLGAPGHPVSGAPGARTPAGDGNPHLQAGLSPALQSPRPDDIDLQDITEEDDSWCPTCSSSSDSDSEEEGFFFGKPIPKPGMSSLGREPPERAGCRTAKPRGSSKHCSVS from the exons ATGTCCCTGCCGAGCCCCGCATGGCCCCAGCGAGATGAGCCCCCCCCCTGCGGCACCGCCACCGGCCTCCCTCCAGCCTCGTCCGACAGCGACTCCGGCTGTGCCCTGGAAGAGTACCTGGAGCCCCCCGCAGACCCCGCGTCCCCCGAG GTCCCCGTGTGCTTTGAGAGCCGCTCACCGGAGCCTGCCTCTCCCGCTGACCGGAGCCGGCTCCGCGTCaaagccctcctgcagcagctgcctcctcaGGACTGCGAT GAGCGGTACTGCCCTGGCCTCgcggaggaggagaggaagcagcTCCGAGCGTTCAGCGCCCGCCGGAGACGGGAggcgctggggcaggggctggcatgTCCCGTGCCAGGTCCCTGCCACGGCTGTCCCTGCAAGGAG TGCGGCCGGAGGCTGAACAAAGGCGACCCCGGGATTTCGGCGTCCCGGCTGGGAGACCAGTTCTGGCACCCGTCCTGCTTCTCCTGCCACTTCTGCCGCCAGCCCCTGGTGGACCTCATCTACTTCCAGCAGGACGGGAGGATTTACTGCGGCCGGCACCACGCCGAGCTCTTCCGGCCCCGCTGCGCCTCCTGCGACCAG ctgatCTTCATGGAGGAGTGCATCGAGGCGGAGGGCCGGCGCTGGCACCCGGAGCACTTCTGCTGCCTGGAGTGCGACGCGCCGCTGTGTGGGCAGCGCTACGTGATGAGGAGCGGGCGGCCCTGCTGCCGCGGCTGCTTCGAGAGCCTCTTCGCCGAGCCGTGCCAGGCCTGCGGGGACCCCATCG GCGTCGACAGCGAGGAGGCCACGCACCAGGGGCTCCACTGGCACGCCCGAGccccctgcttctgctgcagcctgtgccgAAAGCCGCTGCGGGGGCAGCCCCTCACCGCTCGCCACGGGCGGCTCTTCTGCTCCgagagctgcagcctggggcgGGACGCGGCCTCCAGCGCCTCCGACTCCTCCGACTCAGCCTTCGTCTCGGCCCCGTCCCCCGACTCGACGCCCGTCTCCCGAGCCGGCCACGCAGCCAGGACCGCGATGGGGAGCGCCTCGGCGGCCGGGGGGTGCAGGCAGCGGGTGGAAGGGGCCG AGCTGTTTCTGGATCAGGCCTCCCTGCATCCTGCGTTCAGGAGCCTCGATGACCACGAAGCAGCCACGGAGAGGAGCAGGGACGCAGCGCACGCGGGGATGCAGGGGCCactgggcagcccccagcccgaCACAGAGGGTCCCAAGGGGCTTGGAGCCCCAGGCCACCCGGTTTCGGGGGCTCCTGGTGCCCGAACACCAGCAGGTGACGGAAACCCACACCTCCAAGCGGGGCTGTCCCCTGCCCTACAAAGCCCACGGCCAGACGACATCGACCTGCAGGACATCACGGAAGAGGATGACTCCTGGTGTCCCACCTGCTCCTCATCTTCAGACTCGGACTCAGAAGAGGAGGGCTTCTTCTTTGGGAAGCCCATTCCCAAGCCCGGGATGAGCTCCCTGGGCAGGGAGCCCCCGGAGCGGGCCGGGTGCAGGACGGCGAAGCCGCGGGGCAGCAGCAAGCACTGCAGCGTGTCCTAG